The sequence GCATATATCCTCCTTTGTCGTGTCTACTGCAACATAATACGTTCAGAATTCCGGGATCGGGGAGTTGGTCATCAACTCGGCGCGGTATGGAAACGTAGGATCAGGATAGGACGCGGTTGCACGAGCGGGTGGGACGGTGGGGATGAGAGCCGTCCCTAAGACCAATACCAGGGTGGTCATGGTGAGGAGTGCGGTTAGACGGCTGATCATTGTACTACTCACTCATTCAGGGTTCTTAACTGTTATCATAATAATAGCTGCTTGTTTCCAAGTTGAAACAGTAGCCTTTAAAATAGTAATAACATCGTGATATATCCTTACAACACACGTCTAACTAGGTGCTCAGTCAACAGTATTCACTTATCAGGACACCAGAAAGCGCTCTCACACTACCAGGTAGAAGTATTGTTTGCCTACGGTCGCATTCCAAAAAATCGCGCCAGTCTGTTACCGTTTTCCCTTCGCCGTCCTGCTACAGTAGGTCGTATCGGGATTCGCCGTTCGTGCACCGCTTGGAGTTCACGATGTTACCTCCCCTATTCCCCTGACCTGATTGCCGGTATCCGCCGCGACCCTCACGTGCTGAGCCGGGGCTACGAAACCTATAGCCCTCGCCTCTCCCACTATCTGCTGCAACGCCTCGGCGACCCCGACCTTGCTCGCGATGCTCGGCACAGTGTCTTCATCCGCTTCCGCGAACGCGCCGCCGATGGTGAAGACCGCGGCGTGCCGCTTGCCGCCTCGCTCTTCCGCCTCGCTCGCAACCTGACCATTGATCTGCGGTGACGCCGCGGGCGTACCATTCCGTTCAGTGCGATGGTCTCGGCCGACTATAGCGCGGACGACGGTCAGGCCCATCTCACTCTGCTGGCCGATAGCCAGGAATTGCGGCTGGCGCTGGCGAGCCTGCCGCCGACCTACCGCTAGGTGCTGCGCTTTACCTACAACCTCTCCCTCGCGGAGACTACCCGCCAGCTCGGCCGCAGCCTAGGCGCCACCAAAGCCCTCCAAACGCGGGCCGTTCAGCTCCTCCGGGCGTGTCTGCTCCTCAACGTCCAGGTGGTGGAGCGCTCCCCTACCCCACCGATGGCCTAGGCGTCCCCGTTTGGTTCGACACCGCTGGTCACGCCAGCGGTTTCAATTGGTTGGCGTCCCCGCTACGATGCACCGGGTGGGGTGCGGTCATTGCGACAATCTCTCACCGGCAAGGATAGGTAGGCCCCAAACCTGCTTCCGCAGACGAGCACCGACGCCCACAGCGCACCCGCCAACCCGTAGGCCAGCGGTCTGCGCTCTGAAGGCATGATCACGTTGCAACGGGTTCAACGTCGGTGCTGTGGAGCATGGCTGGCAGCCCTCACCTTGCCCCTGGCCCCCTTCTCTTCCCCACGGGGCGAAGGAAAGAACGCTGGAACCCCCTCACACAATGGGTGCACAGGAACGGTACGTGACTGATGAGCAAGCCGAGTTTTTGATCAGGCGCTCAGAGTTTGCAGTTTTCGGTCGTGTTTGCTCTGGTGTGCGGCTGGAATCCATCGGTCATCGCCCCCTGCAAGTGGGGGCGAAGAGGGGCCCGCTCGCGGGGTATCCTCGCAACATTACACAAAATGTGCGAATACTTGATTACCAAGCATCCGTCCTCGCGGTGTCAACCGTACCCGTTGCTCATCACACTCGATCAATCCCTGTGCGCTGAGCTGGTCGAGCGTTGAGCCGTACATTTCACGTAATGATCGACCAACACGGGCAGCAAAATGGGCAAAGCCGACCCCGATGTCGAGGCGCAGGCCCATAAACATTGTCTCGGCCGCTAGATCGTCGGTGGTAAGCTGAATTGTCTCTGCGATGGGGCGGCGGCCAGCCTGCACTGCGGCGATATAGCTGTCGATTGACCGTAGATTGGCGTAGCGCTGCGGAAAGACGTGGCCATGCGCCCCCGCACCGGCAGCGAGATAATCACTGTTGAGCCAGTACGCCAGGTTGTGCTGACAGGCTAATGCTGGAGGTGCATCTGGCCGATCGGTACCAACGGGCCGTACCCAGTTTGAAATTTCGTAGTGACGATAACCTGCTTTACCGAGCATCTCTATCGCCAGCTCATACATCGCGCCGGTCAGGTCATCGTCAGGTACGCGCAAGCGTCCTGCAGTAACCTGGGCATAGAGCGGTGTATTCTCTTCCAGAATAAGCGAGTAAAGTGCGATGTGATCGACATCCCACGCGATAATCTCGTTGAGTGTCGCTCGCCATTGGGCCAAATCCTGCCCCGGCAAGCCGAAGATGAAATCCAGGTTAATCGAATCGAAACCAACTGCCCGAGCATCCTCAAAGCTGACCCGCGCTTCGGCAGCGGTGTGAATGCGACCGAGCATGCGCAACGTTGGGTCGTGCAAGCTCTGCACGCCCATACTCAGCCGATTCACACCGAGACTGCGCAAATCGCGGAGGTAGTCACGTCCGAGGACGGTGCCAGGGTTGGCTTCGAGTGAGATTTCGGCGATGTTGAGCGGAACAATCGCGGCTGCTGCCTGTAGAATGCGTTCGATCTGCGCGACAGACAGCATACTTGGCGTGCCGCCACCGAAGAAGATACTGGGACGCAATGCAGCAGCTTCGGGCGAGACCGGTGGCGGTGGCAGGTGATCGCGCAACATTGCCAGCTCGTGGCAAAGTGCGTCAACATACGCCGCAATTCGGTGCTCCATATTGGCGTAAGTGTTGAAATCGCAGTAGGAGCAACGCCGATGGCAAAAGGGAATATGGAGATAAAGATGTCGCATGTGTTATCCGATCAGAATTTGCTCTTCGGGATACGTTACCGGTTGCGGTGCAGTACTCTGGCGGGCGATGGCGGTAATAATCGTTAACGCTCCCAACCGCCCCCAAAACATGACTGCGATGATAATCAACTGCCCGAAGGTATTCAGTTCACCGGTGAATCCCAATGTAAGACCGCAGGTAGCAAATGCTGAAACTACTTCAAAGACAACCTGATCGAGAGTGGCATCGTGGGTTGCCACTATCAGCCACGAAGCGAACAAGACAACGAACAGCGAAATGGTTAAGACCGCAGACGCACGGCGCACCATTCCGGTTGCCAGACTCCTCCCTCCGAACTGTGCAGTAGGTAAGCCGCGCGCATAACTCCACAACGAGATGGAAAGCACGGCAAAAGTACCGGTTGTAATCCCACCGCCCATCGATGCCGGGGCACAGCCGATAAACATGAGGGTAATCAACAGTAACTGACTAGCCGGTGTTAACGACTCAAAGTTATCTATCCCGGAAAAACCAGCAGTGCGGGCCGAGATAGACTGAAACAGTGACACAAAAATCTGTCGGTCGAGCGGTTGACCGTGGAGCCTACCATCACTATCGAATCCTTCACTAAGCCAGAGACCTAGTGCTCCTAAACCCACCAGCAAGCCGACTACAATCAGCGTAATACGTGTGTGCAGCGATACTTTACGTTCACGAGCGTAAGAGATAAGATCGGCGATCACGGGGATGCCGAGGCCGCCGGTGAAGATCAGAACACCCATAATAAAGAGCGTGATGCTGTCGCGCGGGATACCGTTTTCAAAGCCAGGAGTACCGGTGAAAAGGTCAAATCCAGCGTTACAGAAGGCCGATACTGCGTGAAAAAGTGCAAAGAAGAATGCCTGTCCTTCACTCAGGCGCGGATCGGTCCGCCAATGCAGGTAGAGGAGCAGTGCGCCAATCGCTTCGATGGTCACGACCGTAATCAATACTCGCCGTGTCAGAGTAACAATAGCTGCTGGTGAGAGCAGACCAAGCGAATCGCTGAGCGCAATCCGGTCGGTGAAACTGATCCGGCGACCGAGGAGGCGGAAGACAATCACGGCGACGACCATGAATCCGACGCCACCAATCTGGATCAGCAGCATCAGAAAGATTTGCCCCGTCAGCGAAAGGTCACGTACTGGCGTAATGATCGACAATCCGGTGACGCTAAGCGCTGAAGCCGCTGTGAACAATGCCTCCATAAAGGTCAGCGGTCGTGTACTGCTGACAGGGAGGAGGAGTAGGAGGGTGCCAATTGCGATTAGCAAGGCCAGACCACCAACCAGTCGAATTGGTGGCGGAATCGGTTTCCGCCGCAGTCTGGTCAGATTGCGGCTGGTTGCAAGCGTAGTCATGACGACAAATCGCAGAATGTGCTGATACTCGAATCGGCGCCGATGATCAAAATCCGGTCATCACGGCTGAACACGTAGTCTGGTGGTGGGGTCACGATCATTTTCCCGTTATGCTTCACGGCCAGAACATTAATCCCGTAACGCCGACGCAGGCCACTCTGCATCAGCGTTTGCCCGACGAGCGGTGCAGGTACTCGCACTTCCGCCACGCTAAACCCAGAGCCGAGGTTGAGATGTTCAAGGACGTGTGGTTCCGAGAGTTGCCAGGCCAGACGGGCGCCGGCTTCGTGTTCAGGCAGTACCACCATATCGGCACCGACTCGGGTTAGGATGTATTTCTGCCGTTCATTGAGGGCCTTGCAAACGACCCGCTTGACCCCAAGGCTCTTAAGGGCAACCGTCGTCATCAGATTCGCTTCAAATTGCGAACCGATGGCAACCACAACCGTATCAAATGACATAATGTCAACTGCACGCAGTGCATCCTCATTGCTCGAATCAAGTGCTACGACCTGGGTCATCTGATCGGCTAGTTGCTGCACGATGTTCGGATCACGATCAATTCCCAGCACTGTGTGCCCGCGCTCGATTAAACTAAGCGCCACACTGCGTCCAAAACGGCCAAGACCAATAACAGCAAATTCGAGCCGACTTGGCTTACGTGCCATCGACTCTTCCTCCTGTATGTAATTGTGCCAGCCAGTAGTGGCTATCAGCTATATTGTACCGCAGATGTCGGGTAGGATAGAATAATGTTGCTCTATTCGCTCGATCTTGCGTAGCATGAACTGACCGTTTATACTTGCCATAACGTAATAACCAGGGAAAGAGCTTGGTATGAGCGTGGATACGACAAACGCCACCAGCCCTGTTGCACCCATCCCGCCCGACGAGCGACCGCCGCTCAATTCTGGCGACCGCTTGACGCGGGCCGAGTTTGCCCGGCGCTATCAGATGCACCCTGAAATCAAGAAGGCTGAATTGATCGATGGAGTTGTTTACGTGGCTTCACCAACTCGTCACCGACAGCACGGCAAGCCACATGGCCTGCTCGTGGGATGGATCATCACCTATGCAGCAGCAACTCCGGGAGTGGATTTCAGCAACAACGCGACGGTGCGGCTCGACCTGGAGAACGAGCATCAACCCGATGCCCTCTTGCGCCTTGAACCACGCTACGGCGGGCGTTCACACGTCACCCCCGACGACTACATCGAGGGGCCGCCCGAACTGATTGTCGAAGTTGCAGCCAGCAGTGCTGCTTACGACCTGCACGACAAGAAGCGCGTCTACGCTCGCAGCGGTGTACGCGAGTATCTGGTCGCGCAGGCGTATGAGCGTCGGGTGGACTGGTGGGAACTGCGGGAGGGAGTGTTTACCCCGCTGCCGCTCGAAGCCGATGGTACGCTGCGCAGTCGCGTCTTTCCTGGTTTGTGGCTCGACCCAGCGGCATTGTGGGCAGGTGACACTGCTGCGCTGCTCGCTGCACTCCAGCGCGGTTTAACCGATCCCGCGCACGCCGCATTTGTCGAGTGGCTGCTTACAACCTTCGGGAGCGATCCGGTATCGTGAAGGGAGAGACGATGAGTGTAGAAACGGCAACTGCAACTGGCGCTGCTGCACCCACCCCGCCCGACGAGCGACCGCCGCTCAATTCTGGCGACCGTTTGACCCGTGCCGAGTTCGCCCGGCGCTATCAGATGCACCCTGAAATCAAGAAGGCTGAATTGATCGATGGAGTTGTTTACGTGGCTTCACCAACTCGTCACCGACAGCACGGCAGACTGCACCTACTTCTGGTTACATGGCTGGGTGTGTACAGTTCCGCCACACTGGGTGTTGATGGCAGTAATAACGCGACGGTGCGGCTCGACCTGGAGAACGAGCATCAACCCGATGCTCTCTTGCGCCTTGAACCGCGCTACGGCGGGCGTTCACACGTCACTCCCGACGACTACATCGAGGGGCCACCCGAACTGATCGTCGAAGTTGCTGCCAGCAGTGCTGCTTACGACCTGCACGACAAGAAGCGCGTCTACGCGCGCAGCGGTGTGCGCGAGTATCTGGTCGCGCAGGCGTATGAGCGTCGAGTGGACTGGTGGGAACTGCGGGAGGGGGTGTTTACCCCGCTGCCGCTCGAAGCCGATGGTACGCTGCGCAGTCGCGTCTTTCCTGGTTTATGGCTCGACCCAGCGGCATTGTGGGCAGGTGACGCCGCTGCGCTGCTCGCTGCGCTCCAGCGCGGTTTAACCGATCCCGCGCACGCCGCATTTGTCGAGCGGCTGCGCAGTGTAAACGCGGAGGATCGTCAGAGGGGCAGTGAAGGTCGCTAGATATATTCTGTGTACGCCATCTGGGGTGCGTTCGCTCTTATACCAATCCTGTCTGCGATAAGCGGGTATCATTTCTCCCAAATACCTGCGTCGGCTCATGGTACGACGGATGCCTTGCAGCGATGAATGAACCCCGATGGCCGATCCGCTGAATGCCGACGGGATCACCTGATAGGGTACGGCGGTGCTGTGTTCCTACCACGCGCACCCATTGTCTCTCAGAAGGGGCGGTTCACGAACCGCCCCTACCCCATTGACGGCTATGCGGGAGTCGCATCATTCGGACGCACCGCTTCCCGTTCCATCGGTGGGCTATGCCCTCCGCTTACGCTACCCCCCGCTTGCGGGGGGGTAATTCTAGCCCCACACCGCACAACGCGGGCCAGAGGCCCGCGCACCCAGGTGATTGTGGGGGTAATTCCAGCCCCACACCGTACAACGCGGGCCAGAGGCCCGCGCACCCAGGTGATTGTGGGGGGATTGCACAATAGGACGCAAACGTTCAACGGCCCGCGCACCCAGGTGATTGTGGGGGGGATCGCACAACAGGACGCAGACGCTCAACGGCCCGCGCACCCAGGTGATTGTGGGGGAATTGCACAACAGGACGCAAACGTTCAACGGCCCGCGCACCGGATGATCGTACCGGTCGGGGGTCATCTTTAGCGGATGCGTGATGTTCATTGGTTTCACTCTGCTATTGCATCGTCCGATCATCTGATGTGACCCGAAGCTGAGCGTGCTGAAAACCGCTACCCCGCCACCCGTACTGTTTCCTGCCTTATCTTATCCGGCGCCCTTCACCCGCCTGTGATCCGCTAATCGTGGTATCATTTGTGATAGCAGATGTTACCTGCGACTGCGTTTCTGCATCATAATAGTGTGGATAATCTGGAACTGCCCTAATTATGACATCAACAACCTTTGGTGGGCATCATCTCTTACGGGGCTGGTGGCTTGTAAAGCACCTGTTTGCGCTAGTTATTTTCGTTACCCTCATGAGCCTTGGCTTCTGGCAGCTTGATCGGCTTGGTCAACGGCGCGCAGCGAATGCGGCTCGTCTTGCCGCGCTTGAGCAACCGGCGATTCCACTTACTCCTGCGACCAATCCGGCTACCGTCATTGGGCGGCGGGTGGTGGTCAGCGGTACGTTCCGCAACGAAGAGAGCGTGGTCTTACGAGGGCGTCGTTCAGATAATGGTGTTGATGGTGTACATTTACTCACACCTTTGCAAATTGCCGGGAGCGAACAGGCGGTACTGGTAGATCGGGGATGGATTCCATCCGCACAAGGAGCAGCGACCGCCTATGCCGTGACACGCCAGGTAACGATTGAAGGAATCGCCCGTGCTCCGCAGGTGCGGCCTGATAGCCTGTTGGCTGGGCGCGATCTGCCACTACCGGGTGAAACGCGCATCAATGCCTGGCTGCGAGTCGATGTACCGGCCATTCAGCGTCAGGTTGGTGTGCCGTTGTTACCACTCTTTATCGAGCAACTTCCCGACGGTAGCAGCGGTTTGCCGCGACCGCCTGATCCGTACCGTCTGGATGAAGGGCCACACCTTGGTTATGCGCTACAATGGTTTACGTTTGCCGGAATTGTTGGGGTGGGTTATATCTTACTGTTGCGTCAGGAATTACGACGCAGGAAAGATTGACAATCTTCTTACATATTACAGATACATCTTCAACAGCTTTTCTGGTACACTACAACGCGGTGATACAATATCGGTGCAAGGAGAGAAACAATGGCCATCGGAGTCTCGAATAAAGTTGGTGTAAACGCCGTCCAAACTGCCGTGATTGATGTGAGCGAAGCTACCTTCGAGCGTGAGGTATTGCAACGCTCACAAACGGTGCCGGTTGTAATTGACTTCTGGGCGCCGTGGTGTGGGCCTTGCCGGGTCTTGGGGCCAACACTCGAACGGCTGGCACGCGAGGCTGATGGCGCCTGGATTCTGGCGAAGATTAATGTTGATGAAAATCCGCGCCTGGCCCAGATGTTTCGGGTACAGGGTATTCCGGCAGTCAAGGCCGTTTATCAGGGGAAAATCGTCGATGAGTTTACCGGTGCTCTCCCAGAAAGTCAGGTGCGAGCATGGTTGAAGCGTATCGTCCCGGATCGCAATGCCGATCTGCTGGCGATGGCGCAGGCGCTCGAAGCGACAAATCCGGCTGAGGCGATTGCTCGTTATCGCCTGATCTTGGGTCAAGACCCAAAGAACGAGACGGCCTTGTTCAATTTGGGTCGGCTGCTCACGTTGCGCGGCGATCCTGAGGGGATTGCCACGCTCAAACAAGTACCGGCAGGGAGTCCTTTTGGTGGGCGAGCCATTGCCGGATTAGCCATTGCCGATCTGGTGAGTGCACCGACCGAACCGGCTGAAGGGAGTGAAGGCCTCTATCGGCAAGCGGCGGTAGCGGTACGCAATGGTGATTACGCTACCGCGATTGAACATCTGCTAACGTTAGTCGGTCGTGATCGGGCATTCCGCGACGATGGTGCTCGGAAGGCATTGCTGGGTCTTTTTGCGTTGCTTGGCGATGATCATCCGCTGGTAGGCCCGGCCCGACGGCGTCTGGCAAATCTGTTGTTCTAACACTTTCCTAAGCCGGTGTGTTGTGTACATACCGGCTTGTTTTGATAAGTCTTACCTATGATTGTTGTCCTCGCCGGTGGTGTAGGTGCCGCTCGTTTTTTGGAAGGACTGGCTGCGATTATTGCGCCAGAGCGGATCGTCGCTGTTGTGAATACCGGCGACGATATGATCATGCATGGGTTGCACATTTCACCCGATCTGGATATTGTGACCTGCACCTTGGCCGGTGTCATTGACCGTAATCAGGGTTGGGGAATTGCCGGTGACACCGACGAGTGTATGCAGTGGCTGGGGCGATTGGGGGCTCCTACCTGGTTTAAGCTTGGTGATCGTGATCTCGCATTACACATTTACCGCACTGCCCGCTTGCGCGCCGGCGCCACCCTCTCACAAGTCACCGACGAGATACGACGAGCGCTGGGGGTTGGAGTGAGAATCGTCCCGATGAGTGATGAACCGGCGCCAACACATGTGATAACCGATCAAGGTGAGTTGCACTTTGAAGAGTACTTCGTCCGTGAACGGTGCCAACCGACGGTACGCGCCATTCGTCTCCACGCTGCCGGTCCTGTTCAACCGGCGCCTGAATTATTGCCATTGTTGACCAGCGCCGAGGCCATTATCATTGCACCGAGTAATCCGGTGGTCAGCATTGGGCCCATTCTGGCGATCGCTGAGTTACGCACAGCCATTGCCTCCAGTCACGCGCCGGTTGTTGCCATCAGCCCGATTGTTGGTGGTGCGGCGATCAAAGGGCCGGCAGTGCCACTGATGCGGGCGGTCGGTCTCGAACCAACCGCGTTGGGGGTTGCCGAAGCGTACATAGACGTCATCGATGGGATTGTGATCGACACCGTTGATGCGCACCTGGCACCGGCAATTGAAGCGCGTGGGATTAAAACGCTGGTAACTGACACCATTATGCGAGGGATGCCGGAGAAGATGGCGCTCGCACGGGCAACGATCGAACTGGCGGGCCTTGCTGCAATGACGCCCTGCTAGACAGCAAAGGTAGCGTGCGTGATCGGGATTGTTGTTCCTGTCAAACGCTTACAACAGGCTAAATCGCGTTTGAGCGGGTTTCTGGAACCGGCAGCACGACAGCAACTTGTGATAACCCTGGTGCGTCACGTGATCAATACCGTTTACCGTTCCATCGTTTCGCAGTCCATTCCGGCACGAATCTGGTTGGTCAGTCCTGATCCGGTCCTACGTGACGTTACTGATAATAAGGATGTGGAATGGTTTCCTGATCCGGTTGAGGAACTGAATGCGGCGCTTACTGTGGCACGTCATCATCTACAGCAGTGTGGTTGTTCGTCAATGATGATTCTGGCCGGCGATCTTCCTTTTTTGACCGTCGATGATGTACGTTTACTCATAGCAGCACTCACCAATTATGATGTAGTACTGGCGCCCGATCAGGAACAACGCGGCACCAATGCGCTGGGGGTACGATTGCCTTCTCCGCTTCCGTTCGGATTTGGGACGGATAGCGCTGCGTATCATCTGCGCAGCGCAGCGCGTCTCGGCCTTCGTGTTCATCTGGTACACACACCGACCCTGGCCTTCGATCTCGACGATGGTGAACGGCTCCAACAGTACTACCGCAGTCTGGCTTGATGGTAGCGAGATGAGCTGACTGTCCGTACATCCAGGTTGTATGAATCGCGATGCACGTTCATCAGCGTTTATCTGACCCATCGTGAACAGAACAGATTTATCCCCGCTTCTGTTCTGGCGGTGTGATCGGCCGATAGCGACGAGCGGCCAGGATGCTGTCTCCCGTATAGATGACCAACGCGGTCCAGATTGCGCTGAAACCGATCAGTTGGACAGTAGAAAATGGTTCGTTATACACCAACACCCCCAATAAGAGTTGCAGCGTTGGGGCAAGATACTGCAAAATACCAATGGTCGTGAGGGGAATACGTTGGGTTGCGGCACCAAAAAAGAGCAGTGGCGCAGCGGTCACCACACCGGTACTGATCAACAAAAGCCATAAACCGGGATCGTGATGGATACCGCCGTTATGACCGGCCAGCCAGCTCAGCCAGAGAACCGCTGGCGGAAACATCCAGAGTGTCTCGACGGTAAGAGCCTCAAATGATCCAAGAGGTGTCTGCTTGCGTAGGAGGCCGTAGAAGCCAAACGATAAAGCCAGTGCCAGTGCGATCCACGGCAACGAACCGGCATTGTAAGTCAACCAGGCGACGCCGGTTGCGGCAATTAAAATTGCTAACCACTGCGCTAGACGCAATCGTTCACGCAGCACAATGACTCCAAGCGCAATACTTACCAGCGGATTAATGAAATACCCTAGGCTGGCCTCAACGACGCGATTAATCTGTACAGCCCACACATAGACTCCCCAGTTCACCGCCAGAAGTGTTGCACTGGCCAGGTACGTTAGCCGCAAGCGGCGCTGTTGCCGTATAATCTGCAACCAGTTCCATTGCCGTCGCACTGCCAGCACTCCCAGCAAGAACAGCAGTGACCAAATCATCCGATGAGCCAGAATCTCGGTGGCTGATGCCCCATTCAGAGCTTTCCAATACACCGGCAATAATCCCCAAAGTGTGTAGGCGGCGATAGCAGCACCAATGCCTTGTAACGTTGTTCTGTGGGTCATCGTTATTCCTTACAATAGAATGTAGTACTACAATTTTTAGTGAAACGGTTCTTCTCTCATTTCTGACAAAATATTCAGATTGAGGATGAAATATTCTTAATGTTGTTCCACTCTTGACACCTCCGTCTAATGATTGATCTCATATCCAAGGGATGATTCACCCAATCCTCTCATGATACGTTTTCTGTTGATAACACTTTTCTCATCTTAGGGATAAACAGGCGATCATCTGGCTCTTCGGTAATGCTTCGGTACGGAGTTCGGTTAAGATTCGGTTTAATCGAAGCTCTACATTGTTGTTTTGGAGAGGAGCTATGAAACGCCCAATACTGCGAGCAATGCTCTCACTGATGCCCGTTGTCTCTTTGCTCGTCATTTGGTCGCTCACGACGCTGCCGGCCCTGGCTGCCAGTAGCACCTGGATTGGTGGAAATGGCGACTGGAACGATCCGGCTAATTGGAGCAATGGCGTGCCCCAAAGCCGAAATGATGTTGCGATTTTTCCGAATGCCTCATCACCACGCATCGTTACTATTAATGGTAGTCGAATCGAGATTGGTGAGATTCGATTTGATAGTTTCAACACATACTACCTCAATGATAGTAATGGTGGTAGTCTCTTCTTTCCACCTAGTGGCACAGGTACTATCCGAGTGTTGAAGGGCTATCATATCATCAATGCTGAAATTGAGCTACAAAAAACAGTCTCCTTTGAAGTCACCACGAGT comes from Chloroflexus sp. Y-396-1 and encodes:
- the rarD gene encoding EamA family transporter RarD gives rise to the protein MTHRTTLQGIGAAIAAYTLWGLLPVYWKALNGASATEILAHRMIWSLLFLLGVLAVRRQWNWLQIIRQQRRLRLTYLASATLLAVNWGVYVWAVQINRVVEASLGYFINPLVSIALGVIVLRERLRLAQWLAILIAATGVAWLTYNAGSLPWIALALALSFGFYGLLRKQTPLGSFEALTVETLWMFPPAVLWLSWLAGHNGGIHHDPGLWLLLISTGVVTAAPLLFFGAATQRIPLTTIGILQYLAPTLQLLLGVLVYNEPFSTVQLIGFSAIWTALVIYTGDSILAARRYRPITPPEQKRG